One region of Pieris rapae chromosome Z, ilPieRapa1.1, whole genome shotgun sequence genomic DNA includes:
- the LOC110997603 gene encoding tyrosine 3-monooxygenase isoform X1, translating into MAVAAAQKNREMFAIKKSYSIENGYPSRRRSLVDDARFETLVVKQTKQSVLEEARARSNDSGLESEFIQDVAHLGHGDKTPTVEDGTHQDETKNGQLADADVGDDGGKKDEDYTLTEEEVILQNAASESPDAEHAVQKAALLLRMRDGMGSLARILKTIDNYKGCVEHLETRPSQEAGIQFDALVKVRMSRMNLLQLIRALRQSTSFAGVNLLSENNLTNKTPWFPRHAVDLDNCNHLMTKYEPELDMNHPGFADKQYRERRKQIAVIAFAYKYGDQIPSISYTESENSTWQRVFNTVLDLMPKHACREYKAAFNKLQEADIFVPHRIPQLEDVSNFLRKHTGFTLRPAAGLLTARDFLASLAFRVFQSTQYVRHANSPFHTPEPDCIHELLGHIPLLADPSFAQFSQEIGLASLGASDAEIEKLSTVYWFTVEFGLCKENQQLKAYGAALLSSIGELLHALSDKPELRPFEPASTSMQPYQDQEYQPIYYVAESFEDAKDKFRRWVSTMSRPFEVRFNPHTERVEVLDSVDKLETLIWQLNTEMLHLTNAIKKLQSTRFE; encoded by the exons ATGGCCGTCGCAGCTGCCCAGAAGAACCGCGAAATGTTCGCAATCAAGAAGTCCTACAGCATTGAG AACGGCTACCCATCTCGCCGTCGCTCGCTTGTGGACGACGCACGGTTCGAAACACTTGTTGTAAAACAGACTAAGCAAAGCGTTTTGGAAGAGGCTCGCGCCCGCTCTAATG actCAGGCTTGGAATCCGAATTTATCCAAGACGTCGCTCATTTAGGCCACGGCGACAAAACACCAACCGTCGAAGATGGAACTCATCAGGACGAAACCAAGAACGGCCAACTTG CAGATGCAGATGTAGGTGACGATGGAGGAAAGAAAGACGAAG attatacTTTGACTGAAGAAGAAGTTATCCTCCAAAATGCTGCAAGTGAAAGTCCTGATGCAGAACATGCTGTACAAAAAGCTGCACTTTTACTCCGCATGCGAGATGGAATGGGGTCTCTCGCTCGCATCCTAAAAACTATCGACAACTACAAGGGATGTGTTGAACATTTGGAGACACGACCCTCCCAAGAAGCCGGCATCCAATTTGACGCTCTCGTGAAAGTTCGCATGTCCCGTATGAACTTACTCCAACTAATAAGGGCTCTCCGCCAGTCTACGTCCTTCGCTGGAGTTAACCTTCTATCTGAAAACAACCTTACCAACAAAACTCCATGGTTCCCTCGCCACGCCGTCGACCTCGACAACTGCAACCACCTCATGACCAAATACGAACCAGAACTCGACATGAACCACCCAGGGTTCGCTGACAAGCAGTACAGAGAGCGCAGAAAGCAGATCGCTGTGATCGCCTTTGCTTACAAATATGGTGATCAAATTCCTTCAATCTCTTACACTGAGTCTGAGAACTCTACATGGCAGCGAGTTTTCAACACTGTCTTGGATCTGATGCCAAAACACGCGTGCAGGGAATACAAAGCGGCGTTCAACAAGTTGCAAGAGGCTGATATCTTTGTTCCACACCGAATTCCTCAATTAGAGGATGTTAGCAACTTCCTTCGTAAACACACTGGATTTACCCTGCGTCCTGCCGCTGGTTTACTGACTGCTAGAGACTTCTTGGCTTCGCTCGCTTTCCGTGTCTTCCAATCTACCCAATATGTGCGTCACGCTAACTCACCCTTCCACACACCTGAACC CGATTGCATTCATGAACTCCTTGGGCACATTCCACTCTTGGCCGACCCCAGCTTCGCTCAATTTTCACAGGAAATAGGACTTGCTTCTCTCGGTGCTTCCGATGCTGAAATCGAAAAGCTTTCCACT GTATACTGGTTCACGGTTGAATTTGGACTTTGCAAAGAGAACCAACAACTTAAGGCATATGGTGCTGCTCTTCTTTCTTCTATCGGCGAACTTTTGCATGCTTTAAGTGACAAGCCAGAGCTACGACCATTCGAACCTGCATCCACATCAATGCAACCCTACCAAGATCAAGAGTATCAACCAATCTACTACGTAGCCGAGAGCTTCGAGGATGCCAAAGACAAATTCAG ACGTTGGGTGTCAACCATGTCACGACCATTCGAGGTCCGTTTCAACCCACACACAGAGCGCGTCGAGGTCCTCGACTCAGTGGACAAACTGGAGACCCTCATCTGGCAACTGAACACGGAGATGTTACACCTGACCAACGCCATCAAGAAGCTCCAAAGCACGCGTTTCGAATAA
- the LOC110997603 gene encoding tyrosine 3-monooxygenase isoform X2, which yields MAVAAAQKNREMFAIKKSYSIENGYPSRRRSLVDDARFETLVVKQTKQSVLEEARARSNDSGLESEFIQDVAHLGHGDKTPTVEDGTHQDETKNGQLDADVGDDGGKKDEDYTLTEEEVILQNAASESPDAEHAVQKAALLLRMRDGMGSLARILKTIDNYKGCVEHLETRPSQEAGIQFDALVKVRMSRMNLLQLIRALRQSTSFAGVNLLSENNLTNKTPWFPRHAVDLDNCNHLMTKYEPELDMNHPGFADKQYRERRKQIAVIAFAYKYGDQIPSISYTESENSTWQRVFNTVLDLMPKHACREYKAAFNKLQEADIFVPHRIPQLEDVSNFLRKHTGFTLRPAAGLLTARDFLASLAFRVFQSTQYVRHANSPFHTPEPDCIHELLGHIPLLADPSFAQFSQEIGLASLGASDAEIEKLSTVYWFTVEFGLCKENQQLKAYGAALLSSIGELLHALSDKPELRPFEPASTSMQPYQDQEYQPIYYVAESFEDAKDKFRRWVSTMSRPFEVRFNPHTERVEVLDSVDKLETLIWQLNTEMLHLTNAIKKLQSTRFE from the exons ATGGCCGTCGCAGCTGCCCAGAAGAACCGCGAAATGTTCGCAATCAAGAAGTCCTACAGCATTGAG AACGGCTACCCATCTCGCCGTCGCTCGCTTGTGGACGACGCACGGTTCGAAACACTTGTTGTAAAACAGACTAAGCAAAGCGTTTTGGAAGAGGCTCGCGCCCGCTCTAATG actCAGGCTTGGAATCCGAATTTATCCAAGACGTCGCTCATTTAGGCCACGGCGACAAAACACCAACCGTCGAAGATGGAACTCATCAGGACGAAACCAAGAACGGCCAACTTG ATGCAGATGTAGGTGACGATGGAGGAAAGAAAGACGAAG attatacTTTGACTGAAGAAGAAGTTATCCTCCAAAATGCTGCAAGTGAAAGTCCTGATGCAGAACATGCTGTACAAAAAGCTGCACTTTTACTCCGCATGCGAGATGGAATGGGGTCTCTCGCTCGCATCCTAAAAACTATCGACAACTACAAGGGATGTGTTGAACATTTGGAGACACGACCCTCCCAAGAAGCCGGCATCCAATTTGACGCTCTCGTGAAAGTTCGCATGTCCCGTATGAACTTACTCCAACTAATAAGGGCTCTCCGCCAGTCTACGTCCTTCGCTGGAGTTAACCTTCTATCTGAAAACAACCTTACCAACAAAACTCCATGGTTCCCTCGCCACGCCGTCGACCTCGACAACTGCAACCACCTCATGACCAAATACGAACCAGAACTCGACATGAACCACCCAGGGTTCGCTGACAAGCAGTACAGAGAGCGCAGAAAGCAGATCGCTGTGATCGCCTTTGCTTACAAATATGGTGATCAAATTCCTTCAATCTCTTACACTGAGTCTGAGAACTCTACATGGCAGCGAGTTTTCAACACTGTCTTGGATCTGATGCCAAAACACGCGTGCAGGGAATACAAAGCGGCGTTCAACAAGTTGCAAGAGGCTGATATCTTTGTTCCACACCGAATTCCTCAATTAGAGGATGTTAGCAACTTCCTTCGTAAACACACTGGATTTACCCTGCGTCCTGCCGCTGGTTTACTGACTGCTAGAGACTTCTTGGCTTCGCTCGCTTTCCGTGTCTTCCAATCTACCCAATATGTGCGTCACGCTAACTCACCCTTCCACACACCTGAACC CGATTGCATTCATGAACTCCTTGGGCACATTCCACTCTTGGCCGACCCCAGCTTCGCTCAATTTTCACAGGAAATAGGACTTGCTTCTCTCGGTGCTTCCGATGCTGAAATCGAAAAGCTTTCCACT GTATACTGGTTCACGGTTGAATTTGGACTTTGCAAAGAGAACCAACAACTTAAGGCATATGGTGCTGCTCTTCTTTCTTCTATCGGCGAACTTTTGCATGCTTTAAGTGACAAGCCAGAGCTACGACCATTCGAACCTGCATCCACATCAATGCAACCCTACCAAGATCAAGAGTATCAACCAATCTACTACGTAGCCGAGAGCTTCGAGGATGCCAAAGACAAATTCAG ACGTTGGGTGTCAACCATGTCACGACCATTCGAGGTCCGTTTCAACCCACACACAGAGCGCGTCGAGGTCCTCGACTCAGTGGACAAACTGGAGACCCTCATCTGGCAACTGAACACGGAGATGTTACACCTGACCAACGCCATCAAGAAGCTCCAAAGCACGCGTTTCGAATAA